Proteins from a single region of Nocardioides anomalus:
- a CDS encoding thiamine-binding protein — MLVAFSISPTATAEDGSVSEAVAAAVRVVEESGLPWELTSMFTTVEGEWDEVMAVVKRAVDVVAEVSPRVGLVLKADIRPGYDGQLTAKVERVRALLDESGREG, encoded by the coding sequence GTGCTCGTCGCCTTCAGCATCTCGCCCACCGCCACGGCCGAGGACGGCTCGGTCTCCGAGGCGGTGGCCGCCGCCGTCCGCGTGGTCGAGGAGTCCGGGCTCCCCTGGGAGCTCACCTCGATGTTCACCACGGTCGAGGGGGAGTGGGACGAGGTGATGGCCGTCGTCAAGCGCGCCGTCGACGTCGTCGCCGAGGTCTCGCCCCGGGTCGGCCTCGTGCTCAAGGCCGACATCCGGCCCGGGTACGACGGGCAGCTCACCGCCAAGGTCGAGCGGGTCCGGGCGCTGCTGGACGAGAGCGGACGCGAGGGCTGA
- a CDS encoding phosphatase PAP2 family protein, translating into MRARLLLLLAAYVVVGLVVVGVGWLITHPLEGPVDGFDDPVSRWFAGERTGTLDPVAQFGTLLGETPVGLGFAAVVGIVFGLLVRSFLPLVVMAVTDVGHGGIYWVGTHLDPRDRPPVKILDSGLVPDHSFPSGHVGTAVAVYGGAAVLLALWLRRRETGGALWALVGLLALVPVFVALSRLYEGAHHLTDVATSAVYAGVWLTVVVRLLRPVPRSAGALRDAPVPHR; encoded by the coding sequence GTGCGCGCTCGACTGCTGCTCCTGCTCGCGGCGTACGTCGTCGTCGGGCTCGTCGTGGTGGGGGTCGGCTGGCTGATCACCCACCCGCTCGAAGGCCCCGTGGACGGCTTCGACGACCCGGTCTCGCGCTGGTTCGCGGGTGAGCGGACGGGGACGCTGGACCCGGTGGCGCAGTTCGGCACGCTGCTCGGCGAGACCCCCGTCGGGCTCGGCTTCGCGGCCGTGGTCGGCATCGTCTTCGGGCTGCTGGTGCGCTCGTTCCTGCCGCTGGTGGTCATGGCCGTCACCGACGTCGGGCACGGCGGCATCTACTGGGTCGGCACCCACCTCGACCCGCGCGACCGGCCGCCGGTCAAGATCCTGGACAGCGGGCTGGTGCCCGACCACAGCTTCCCGTCGGGGCACGTCGGCACCGCGGTCGCGGTGTACGGCGGCGCCGCGGTCCTGCTCGCCCTGTGGCTGCGCCGGCGCGAGACCGGCGGGGCGCTGTGGGCGCTGGTCGGGCTGCTCGCGCTCGTCCCGGTCTTCGTGGCGCTGAGCCGGCTCTACGAGGGTGCCCACCACCTCACCGACGTGGCCACCAGCGCGGTGTACGCCGGCGTGTGGCTGACCGTCGTCGTGCGCCTCCTGCGGCCCGTGCCACGATCGGCGGGTGCACTCCGAGACGCGCCCGTACCGCACCGGTGA
- a CDS encoding YjbQ family protein, which yields MHSETRPYRTGDREVVLDLTRDCAAYVEGRGDGLLHLFVPHATAGIAIIETGAGSDDDLLSALGDLLPADDRWEHAHGSRGHGRSHVMPALVPPYATVPVLAGRLALGTWQSICLVDLNVDNAERTVRFSFLAG from the coding sequence GTGCACTCCGAGACGCGCCCGTACCGCACCGGTGACCGCGAGGTCGTCCTCGACCTGACCCGCGACTGCGCGGCGTACGTCGAGGGCCGCGGCGACGGCCTGCTGCACCTGTTCGTGCCGCACGCGACCGCGGGCATCGCGATCATCGAGACCGGCGCGGGCAGCGACGACGACCTGCTCAGCGCGCTCGGGGACCTGCTGCCCGCCGACGACCGCTGGGAGCACGCGCACGGCTCGCGCGGCCACGGCCGCTCGCACGTCATGCCGGCCCTCGTACCGCCGTACGCCACGGTCCCGGTGCTCGCCGGCCGGCTCGCCCTCGGCACCTGGCAGAGCATCTGCCTGGTCGACCTCAACGTCGACAACGCCGAGCGGACCGTGCGGTTCAGCTTCCTGGCCGGGTGA
- a CDS encoding DMT family transporter yields MSAATAAPWRGLALVCAAGVVWGTIGPGVDVVDDRSGMSVWVVGAYRATAAVLALLVAVAVTGRAARCRALLAAHGPRAVAVGVLTATFMVLFFVAVVSVGVSVATVLALGWAPVLLQVIRVVRERRPPPTLEVLTVLAALAGLLLIGLAGAGDGSASRPVLGVVTALASGTAYALSAEAVGSLHEHDGLTLAAVTMSVAAVVLVVCGGVVAAARGEAVTSDDPVSWLLVVYLGVGTMALAYVLLYAGLRTTPSRTAVVATLLEPVTAVLIAVLLLGERLTLAGALGAALIVAAVGSLGLRPAEPAPQ; encoded by the coding sequence GTGAGCGCCGCCACCGCGGCCCCCTGGCGGGGGCTGGCGCTGGTCTGCGCCGCCGGGGTCGTGTGGGGCACCATCGGCCCCGGCGTCGACGTGGTCGACGACCGCTCCGGGATGTCGGTGTGGGTGGTCGGCGCCTACCGGGCGACCGCGGCCGTGCTGGCGCTGCTGGTCGCGGTCGCGGTGACCGGCCGGGCCGCGCGGTGCCGCGCTCTGCTCGCCGCGCACGGTCCGCGCGCGGTCGCGGTCGGGGTGCTGACCGCGACGTTCATGGTGCTGTTCTTCGTCGCCGTCGTGTCGGTGGGCGTCAGCGTGGCCACCGTGCTCGCGCTCGGCTGGGCGCCGGTGCTGCTCCAGGTGATCCGGGTGGTCCGCGAACGCCGCCCGCCGCCGACCCTCGAGGTCCTCACCGTGCTCGCCGCCCTCGCCGGCCTCCTGCTCATCGGGCTGGCCGGTGCGGGCGACGGCTCGGCGTCGCGGCCGGTGCTCGGGGTGGTCACCGCGCTGGCCTCGGGGACGGCGTACGCCCTGTCCGCCGAGGCCGTCGGCTCCCTGCACGAGCACGACGGCCTCACCCTGGCCGCGGTGACCATGAGCGTCGCCGCGGTCGTGCTCGTCGTCTGCGGCGGGGTGGTCGCGGCCGCGCGCGGCGAGGCCGTGACCAGCGACGACCCGGTGTCGTGGCTGCTCGTGGTCTACCTCGGCGTCGGCACGATGGCGCTGGCCTACGTCCTGCTCTACGCCGGGCTGCGGACCACCCCGAGCCGCACCGCCGTCGTCGCCACCCTGCTCGAGCCGGTCACCGCGGTGCTCATCGCGGTGCTGCTGCTGGGGGAGCGGCTCACGCTCGCCGGCGCGCTCGGCGCCGCGCTCATCGTGGCCGCGGTCGGCTCGCTGGGGCTGCGCCCGGCGGAGCCGGCGCCGCAGTGA
- a CDS encoding GNAT family N-acetyltransferase, producing MIRAYCPDDAAAVRTVVSDAFGAEGARVADLAEALRATHGRAELVAEEDGDVVGHVLLSRSWIDARPALVEVLVLSPLSVAPAHQRRGTGTALVAAAIDAARALGVPAVFLEGDPAYYSARGFAPATPRGFTRPSVRIPEAAFQVVLLPAHEPWMSGALVYGEPFWSYDGVGLRDPHLASIEQAFES from the coding sequence GTGATCCGCGCCTACTGCCCCGACGACGCCGCCGCCGTCCGCACCGTCGTCTCCGACGCGTTCGGCGCGGAGGGCGCCCGGGTCGCCGACCTCGCCGAGGCGCTGCGGGCCACGCACGGCCGGGCCGAGCTGGTGGCCGAGGAGGACGGCGACGTCGTCGGCCACGTGCTGCTCAGCCGCTCCTGGATCGACGCCCGGCCGGCGCTGGTCGAGGTCCTGGTGCTCAGCCCCCTCTCGGTCGCGCCCGCCCACCAGCGCCGGGGGACCGGCACCGCCCTGGTGGCCGCCGCGATCGACGCCGCGCGGGCGCTCGGCGTACCCGCGGTGTTCCTGGAGGGCGACCCGGCCTACTACTCCGCGCGCGGCTTCGCGCCGGCCACCCCGCGCGGTTTCACGCGGCCCTCGGTGCGGATCCCCGAGGCGGCCTTCCAGGTCGTGCTCCTCCCGGCCCACGAGCCCTGGATGAGCGGGGCACTGGTCTACGGCGAGCCGTTCTGGTCCTACGACGGCGTGGGGCTGCGTGACCCACACCTCGCCAGTATCGAACAAGCGTTCGAATCCTGA
- a CDS encoding rhodanese-like domain-containing protein, which translates to MTINSEVLMPTTTSGAELRALLDDPDRELAVLDLRSPLERTTGHLALSAGLPYHDLEQRVHELVPHHATTIVLASGRPLDDRGAALLEALGYRDVRLLEDGLDSWTAAGERLYTGTNVRSKTLGEWIEAEFSTRTIDSETVQAWRDAGEDVVVLDSRPHTEYVHHHVAGGLDTGGGAELAYRGLQAVSGPDTKIVVNCAGRTRGIVGAQSLVNTGIVNPVYSLHNGTPAWGWAGLTIEGGDGQPLAAPAEIGDDLRKWAQQTLESADAEVIGAARLAELQADAGRTTYVIDVRRPEEHAAGHVRGSRSVQGGQLVQGTDEQLAVRRSTVVLVDTEDLLRSASTVQWLRYLHDGPLRVLVVDESAGTEPTPTPLPEVPVVSADALRPGDRVLDLRSSEAYAAGHLPGSVHARREHLAELLRDAPAVLVGDASYQPHFAAAEANAAGASVQVLDGGVEAVADRLTDADPQYAGDVVDQTGPPPFGPDRDQWYRDYFDWEYSLVPASTGDRDFAFEEKRP; encoded by the coding sequence ATGACGATCAACTCTGAGGTGCTGATGCCCACCACGACGTCCGGCGCGGAGCTGCGTGCCCTGCTCGACGACCCGGACCGCGAGCTCGCGGTCCTCGACCTCCGCTCACCCCTCGAGCGGACCACCGGCCACCTGGCGCTGAGCGCCGGGCTGCCCTACCACGACCTCGAGCAGCGGGTCCACGAGCTGGTCCCGCACCACGCGACCACGATCGTGCTCGCCTCCGGTCGTCCGCTGGACGACCGGGGCGCAGCGCTGCTGGAGGCGCTCGGCTACCGGGACGTCCGGCTGCTCGAGGACGGCCTCGACTCGTGGACCGCTGCGGGAGAGCGGCTCTACACGGGCACGAACGTGCGCAGCAAGACGCTGGGCGAGTGGATCGAGGCCGAGTTCTCGACCCGGACGATCGACTCCGAGACCGTCCAGGCCTGGCGCGACGCCGGCGAGGACGTCGTCGTCCTCGACAGCCGACCGCACACGGAGTACGTCCACCACCACGTGGCGGGCGGTCTCGACACCGGCGGAGGTGCGGAGCTCGCCTACCGCGGTCTGCAGGCGGTCAGCGGCCCGGACACCAAGATCGTCGTCAACTGCGCGGGGCGCACCCGCGGCATCGTGGGCGCGCAGTCGCTGGTCAACACCGGCATCGTCAACCCGGTCTACTCCCTCCACAACGGGACGCCGGCCTGGGGCTGGGCCGGGCTCACCATCGAGGGGGGCGACGGCCAACCGCTCGCGGCGCCCGCCGAGATCGGTGACGACCTGCGCAAGTGGGCCCAGCAGACCCTCGAGAGCGCCGACGCCGAGGTGATCGGCGCGGCCCGGCTCGCGGAGCTGCAGGCCGATGCGGGCCGGACCACCTACGTCATCGACGTGCGCCGGCCCGAGGAGCACGCCGCCGGCCACGTCCGGGGCAGCCGGTCCGTCCAGGGCGGGCAGCTGGTCCAGGGCACCGACGAGCAGCTCGCCGTCCGCCGCTCGACGGTGGTGCTGGTCGACACCGAGGACCTCCTGCGCAGCGCGAGTACCGTGCAGTGGCTGCGCTACCTCCACGACGGCCCGCTGCGGGTGCTCGTCGTCGATGAGTCCGCCGGCACCGAGCCGACGCCGACCCCGCTGCCCGAGGTCCCGGTGGTCTCCGCCGACGCGCTCCGGCCCGGCGACCGCGTCCTGGACCTGCGCAGCTCCGAGGCCTACGCCGCCGGGCACCTCCCGGGCTCGGTGCACGCGCGCCGCGAGCACCTCGCCGAGCTGCTGCGCGACGCTCCCGCGGTCCTGGTGGGCGACGCGTCGTACCAGCCGCACTTCGCGGCCGCCGAGGCCAACGCCGCGGGCGCGAGCGTGCAGGTCCTCGACGGTGGCGTCGAGGCGGTCGCCGACCGCCTCACCGACGCCGACCCGCAGTACGCCGGCGACGTGGTCGACCAGACCGGTCCGCCGCCGTTCGGTCCCGACCGTGACCAGTGGTACCGCGACTACTTCGACTGGGAGTACTCCCTCGTCCCGGCCTCGACCGGCGACCGGGACTTCGCGTTCGAGGAGAAGCGCCCGTGA
- a CDS encoding ABC transporter permease has product MTAVQEAAAATSSPVRTVTRTYDRARSGRLTGRGWGRTPQLVLRVVAPVVLIVLWQLSSSRGWVSEQTLPGPTTILDAYRELWQTGDLQAALPISLRRAGVGLLIGGGAGLFLGIVAGLSVTAERAYDAPLQMIRTIPFIALVPLFVVWFGIGETSKISLIIGASIFPVYLNTYHAIRGIDRKLLEVGRTFEMSRWATIRLVVVPLSMPGILVGWRYAAGTALLALVAAEQINSQAGIGYILNTANQFQRTDIILAGILVYAVLGLLVDGVMRGLERVLLPWRATHDGN; this is encoded by the coding sequence GTGACCGCGGTCCAGGAGGCGGCGGCCGCGACGTCCTCGCCGGTGCGCACGGTCACGCGCACCTACGACCGCGCGCGCAGCGGTCGCCTGACGGGCCGCGGCTGGGGTCGCACCCCGCAGCTCGTGCTGCGGGTCGTCGCCCCGGTCGTGCTGATCGTGCTCTGGCAGCTCAGCAGCAGTCGCGGCTGGGTCAGCGAGCAGACCCTCCCCGGGCCGACCACGATCCTCGACGCCTACCGCGAGCTGTGGCAGACCGGCGACCTCCAGGCCGCGCTGCCCATCTCACTGCGCCGCGCCGGGGTGGGGCTGCTCATCGGTGGCGGCGCCGGACTGTTCCTGGGCATCGTCGCCGGGCTCTCGGTGACCGCGGAGCGCGCCTATGACGCGCCGCTGCAGATGATCCGGACGATCCCGTTCATCGCACTGGTGCCGTTGTTCGTCGTGTGGTTCGGCATCGGGGAGACCTCGAAGATCAGCCTGATCATCGGGGCCTCGATCTTCCCGGTCTACCTGAACACCTACCACGCCATCCGCGGCATCGACCGCAAGCTGCTCGAGGTCGGACGCACCTTCGAGATGTCGCGGTGGGCGACCATCCGCCTCGTCGTGGTCCCGCTCTCCATGCCGGGGATCCTCGTCGGCTGGAGGTATGCCGCGGGCACCGCGCTCCTCGCCCTCGTGGCGGCCGAGCAGATCAACAGCCAGGCCGGCATCGGCTACATCCTCAACACCGCCAACCAGTTCCAGCGCACCGACATCATCCTGGCCGGGATCCTCGTCTACGCCGTCCTCGGACTGCTCGTCGACGGAGTCATGCGCGGCCTCGAGCGTGTCCTGCTCCCGTGGAGGGCGACCCATGACGGCAACTGA
- a CDS encoding ABC transporter ATP-binding protein, with the protein MLGHLEDATSGTATIARRTSVVFQEPRLIQAQRVWRNVVLADGRGAASRQRAFDALDEVGLLPKAKAWPKVLSGGEAQRVGLARALYRSPDLLLLDEPFGALDAFTRRKAQDLVLTLWQDHRPGVLLVTHDVEESLLLADRVIVLGGGHIQADIQVETPRPRDTTSVAFNAIKREVLAQLSHVSPHVSRDNPAHRDHGNDYGKTS; encoded by the coding sequence ATCCTCGGCCACCTCGAGGACGCCACCTCGGGCACCGCGACCATCGCGCGGCGCACGTCGGTCGTCTTCCAGGAGCCGCGCCTGATCCAGGCGCAGCGGGTGTGGCGCAACGTGGTGCTGGCCGACGGCCGCGGGGCGGCGAGCCGTCAGCGGGCCTTCGACGCCCTGGACGAGGTGGGCCTGCTGCCCAAGGCCAAGGCGTGGCCCAAGGTCCTGTCGGGCGGCGAGGCGCAGCGCGTGGGCCTGGCCCGGGCGCTGTACCGGTCCCCGGACCTCCTGCTGCTCGACGAGCCGTTCGGCGCGCTCGACGCGTTCACCCGGCGCAAGGCCCAGGACCTGGTCCTCACCCTGTGGCAGGACCACCGGCCAGGTGTCCTGCTGGTCACCCACGACGTGGAGGAGTCCCTGCTCCTCGCGGACCGGGTGATCGTCCTCGGGGGCGGTCACATCCAGGCAGACATCCAGGTCGAGACCCCTCGACCCCGGGACACGACCTCGGTCGCCTTCAACGCGATCAAGCGTGAGGTGCTGGCTCAGCTCAGCCACGTGTCCCCGCACGTGAGCCGGGACAACCCGGCCCACCGCGACCACGGCAACGACTACGGAAAGACGTCATGA
- a CDS encoding ABC transporter substrate-binding protein, giving the protein MKKLLISLLTAVLVTAGLTGCSAFGSEGDSGGKTKLTISYQDTAFPALIKASGVLDGADFDVEWVNLTGPAANLQALYSGAIDLGHMGDTSLTIEQANAKTEWTADNAPLEIVAGWRNPYSEEYSPLVTAVRTSAGIDDLSQAKGHTWGYNFGGYNHAQYLVSLVKAGLSEQDIKPTQFADGATSAAAFNNGEVDVYSGAHGAILSSLTSGDAKILLDDSDTDIPALNVWTARKDVLADDDKNAALKDFFSRMSGYWAWHDDHPDEVKDILKKQLKVDDARADFEFQVRRGQFQAFDDDLITREQAVAQSLFDGGAIAKLPDVGIGFDPRYNEVQKAVPDAGAPE; this is encoded by the coding sequence ATGAAGAAGCTGCTCATCTCCCTGCTCACCGCGGTGCTCGTCACCGCCGGACTCACCGGTTGCTCGGCGTTCGGCAGCGAAGGCGACTCCGGTGGGAAGACCAAGCTCACGATCTCCTACCAGGACACCGCGTTCCCGGCCCTCATCAAGGCCTCCGGCGTGCTCGACGGCGCGGACTTCGACGTGGAGTGGGTCAACCTGACCGGCCCGGCCGCCAACCTGCAGGCGCTCTACTCCGGGGCCATCGACCTGGGGCACATGGGTGACACCTCGTTGACCATCGAGCAGGCCAACGCCAAGACCGAGTGGACCGCGGACAACGCGCCGCTGGAGATCGTGGCCGGCTGGCGCAACCCCTACAGCGAGGAGTACTCACCGCTCGTCACCGCGGTCCGCACCTCGGCCGGGATCGACGACCTCAGCCAGGCCAAGGGCCACACCTGGGGCTACAACTTCGGTGGCTACAACCACGCCCAGTACCTCGTCTCCCTGGTCAAGGCCGGGCTGAGCGAGCAGGACATCAAGCCGACCCAGTTCGCGGACGGCGCGACCTCGGCGGCGGCCTTCAACAACGGCGAGGTCGACGTCTACTCCGGCGCCCACGGGGCGATCCTGTCCTCGCTCACCTCCGGGGACGCCAAGATCCTCCTCGACGACAGCGACACCGACATCCCGGCGCTGAACGTGTGGACGGCCCGCAAGGACGTGCTCGCCGACGACGACAAGAACGCGGCGCTCAAGGACTTCTTCTCGCGGATGTCGGGCTACTGGGCGTGGCACGACGACCACCCGGACGAGGTCAAGGACATCCTCAAGAAGCAGCTCAAGGTCGACGACGCCCGGGCCGACTTCGAGTTCCAGGTGCGTCGTGGGCAGTTCCAGGCCTTCGACGACGACCTCATCACCCGCGAGCAGGCCGTGGCGCAGAGCCTGTTCGACGGCGGGGCGATCGCGAAGCTGCCGGACGTCGGCATCGGCTTCGACCCTCGCTACAACGAGGTGCAGAAGGCCGTACCCGACGCGGGCGCCCCCGAGTGA
- a CDS encoding acyl-CoA dehydrogenase family protein has product MTASTLTTARTFLDDLTQVVEGVRAGAVRRDRERQYAVAEIDQLRELGFWSLTVPVEHGGLGLDQETLVQAVLLVAAADGSLGQIPQNHFMTVERIRLTAAPGQREHWLRVLGAGAVLGNASAEPGERPPGESASALHGGPGSWRLTGRKVYSTGALLADHIAVQVRDPSGAQRTVLVPRDADGVVVHDDWQSMGQRTTASGVSEYHEVAIDDIAVLDHPGDPVATYRVSALGQLVHAAIDAGLAEGAVGEALALARTVHGGRGSGAREFGDDVLGVALLGELRVTALSARRLVESAARRLAALEQDSSLEEVADVFYEVAAAKLASTRAALTATAGLFEVGGSSSTRPELGLDRYWRDARTHTLHDAARWKPFAIGRWLIAGDVADPWSIAHPFRPLGELEQQVDHAGPASDRSAS; this is encoded by the coding sequence GTGACGGCGTCCACCCTGACCACGGCGCGGACCTTCCTCGACGACCTCACGCAGGTCGTCGAGGGGGTCCGGGCCGGCGCGGTCCGCCGGGACCGGGAGCGGCAGTACGCCGTCGCCGAGATCGACCAGCTGCGCGAGCTCGGCTTCTGGTCTCTGACCGTCCCGGTCGAGCACGGCGGCCTCGGCCTGGACCAGGAGACGCTGGTCCAGGCGGTGCTGCTGGTCGCGGCGGCGGACGGCAGCCTCGGCCAGATCCCGCAGAACCACTTCATGACCGTCGAGCGGATCCGGCTCACCGCGGCTCCCGGTCAGCGTGAGCACTGGCTCCGTGTGCTCGGCGCCGGTGCGGTCCTCGGCAACGCCTCGGCCGAGCCCGGCGAGCGTCCGCCCGGCGAGTCGGCGTCGGCCCTGCACGGCGGCCCGGGCTCCTGGCGACTGACCGGCCGCAAGGTCTACAGCACCGGGGCCCTGCTGGCCGACCACATCGCGGTGCAGGTCCGCGACCCCTCCGGCGCGCAGCGCACCGTGCTGGTCCCGCGCGACGCCGACGGCGTGGTCGTCCACGACGACTGGCAGAGCATGGGGCAGCGGACCACCGCGTCCGGGGTCTCGGAGTACCACGAGGTGGCGATCGACGACATCGCCGTGCTCGACCACCCGGGCGACCCGGTGGCGACGTACCGCGTCTCTGCGCTCGGCCAGCTGGTGCACGCGGCGATCGACGCTGGTCTCGCCGAAGGAGCCGTGGGCGAGGCGCTGGCGCTCGCCCGCACGGTGCACGGCGGCCGGGGGAGCGGGGCCAGGGAGTTCGGCGACGACGTGCTCGGCGTGGCGCTGCTCGGGGAGCTGCGGGTCACGGCGCTCTCCGCCCGCCGCCTCGTGGAGTCGGCCGCCCGGCGGCTGGCCGCCCTGGAGCAGGACTCGTCGCTCGAGGAGGTCGCCGACGTCTTCTACGAGGTCGCGGCGGCCAAGCTGGCCAGCACCCGTGCCGCGCTCACCGCGACCGCGGGCCTGTTCGAGGTCGGCGGCTCCAGCTCGACGCGTCCCGAGCTCGGCCTGGACCGCTACTGGCGCGACGCGCGCACCCACACCCTGCACGACGCCGCCCGGTGGAAGCCGTTCGCCATCGGCCGGTGGCTCATCGCCGGCGACGTCGCCGACCCCTGGAGCATCGCCCACCCCTTCCGCCCGCTCGGCGAGCTGGAGCAGCAGGTCGACCACGCGGGACCGGCCAGCGACAGGAGCGCCTCGTGA
- a CDS encoding LLM class flavin-dependent oxidoreductase: protein MTGPRRLHLNVNVNSSGRHPASWQVQPDPLGFLDLGYFEEIGRLAERGRLDAVFFSDGFDHGQPKVSRPWQALDPFVPLTAVARVTEHVGLVATQSSSFQHPYNIARSTASLDLVSGGRAAWNVVATRNPVAALLFGLDDLPSHDDRYARAEEAVRIALELWESWEPEALVADQKSGTFADTARIHPIAFRGQHFRVEGSLQVPRSPQGRPVLLQAGGSPQGTALAATYADAVFSVSHTLEGGQQFYADVKAQAATHGRDPDHVVILPGLFPVLGSTEAEARERKRWLDEVAGFDEELDALTATLGLEPGDLQLDQPPPWETIEQRSGGLSQGFASAILDLARRDGLTVRELLDKNPNGHRSLVGTPEQVADDIERWFTGRAADGFNLNIDFFPDGLVNVVEQLVPELQRRGLFRTDYEATTLRGNLGLPDPAPAVR, encoded by the coding sequence GTGACCGGACCCCGGCGGCTGCACCTCAACGTCAACGTCAACAGCTCGGGGCGCCACCCCGCCTCGTGGCAGGTGCAGCCCGACCCCCTGGGCTTCCTCGACCTCGGCTACTTCGAGGAGATCGGCCGGCTGGCCGAGCGCGGCCGGCTGGACGCGGTCTTCTTCTCCGACGGCTTCGACCACGGTCAGCCGAAGGTCTCCCGGCCGTGGCAGGCGCTCGACCCGTTCGTCCCGCTCACCGCGGTGGCGCGGGTCACCGAGCACGTCGGGCTGGTCGCGACCCAGTCCTCGAGCTTCCAGCACCCCTACAACATCGCCCGGTCGACGGCCTCGCTCGACCTCGTGTCCGGTGGTCGCGCGGCCTGGAACGTGGTCGCCACGCGCAACCCCGTCGCCGCGCTCCTGTTCGGCCTCGACGACCTGCCGAGCCACGACGACCGGTACGCGCGAGCCGAGGAGGCGGTGCGGATCGCGCTGGAGCTCTGGGAGTCGTGGGAGCCGGAGGCGCTGGTCGCGGACCAGAAGTCGGGCACCTTCGCCGACACCGCGCGCATCCACCCGATCGCCTTCCGCGGCCAGCACTTCCGGGTCGAGGGCTCGCTCCAGGTCCCGCGCTCGCCGCAGGGCCGACCGGTGCTGCTCCAGGCCGGTGGCTCGCCCCAGGGCACCGCCCTCGCCGCGACGTACGCCGATGCGGTGTTCTCGGTGAGCCACACCCTCGAGGGGGGCCAGCAGTTCTACGCCGACGTCAAGGCCCAGGCCGCCACGCACGGGCGCGACCCCGACCACGTCGTGATCCTGCCCGGCCTGTTCCCGGTGCTCGGCAGCACCGAGGCCGAGGCGCGCGAGCGCAAGCGGTGGCTCGACGAGGTGGCCGGCTTCGACGAGGAGCTCGACGCGCTGACCGCGACCCTGGGCCTCGAGCCCGGCGACCTGCAGCTGGACCAGCCGCCGCCGTGGGAGACGATCGAGCAGCGCTCCGGGGGGCTCAGCCAGGGCTTCGCGAGTGCCATCCTGGACCTCGCCCGGCGCGACGGCCTCACCGTCCGCGAGCTGCTCGACAAGAACCCCAACGGCCACCGCAGCCTGGTCGGCACCCCGGAGCAGGTCGCCGACGACATCGAGCGCTGGTTCACCGGACGCGCCGCCGACGGCTTCAACCTCAACATCGACTTCTTCCCCGACGGTCTGGTCAACGTGGTCGAGCAGCTGGTGCCGGAGCTGCAGCGGCGCGGGCTGTTCCGCACCGACTACGAGGCCACCACGCTGCGCGGCAACCTCGGGCTGCCCGACCCGGCGCCGGCGGTGCGCTGA
- a CDS encoding SDR family NAD(P)-dependent oxidoreductase: MDLLLTGKRAVVTGAAGGIGREVAHALAAEGVDLVLTGRTAATLEKTAAAVTERSGRSAHVVVVDVRDDAAVRAMVDRAVEVLGGVDILVNSASNQAVGRHMPRLAETGDDVFWDDVDTKLVGYLRTSRAVAPHLVAQGWGRIINIAGLGARETRSIVRTVRNVGVAALTKNLADELGPHGVNVTAVHPGLTRTPELAEELTARAAAEGRTLAELEDELGANALNRLVDATEVADVVAFLASPRSVAVNGDAVGVGGGTRGVVHY; encoded by the coding sequence ATGGACCTGCTGCTGACCGGCAAGCGGGCCGTCGTCACCGGGGCCGCCGGGGGGATCGGCCGCGAGGTCGCCCACGCGCTGGCCGCCGAGGGCGTCGACCTGGTCCTCACCGGCCGGACCGCCGCCACCCTGGAGAAGACCGCGGCCGCGGTGACCGAGCGCAGCGGTCGCTCGGCCCACGTCGTGGTCGTGGACGTCCGCGACGACGCGGCGGTCCGGGCCATGGTCGACCGGGCCGTCGAGGTGCTGGGCGGTGTCGACATCCTGGTCAACTCGGCCTCCAACCAGGCGGTCGGCCGACACATGCCCCGGCTGGCCGAGACGGGCGACGACGTCTTCTGGGACGACGTCGACACCAAGCTGGTCGGCTACCTGCGCACCTCGAGGGCGGTGGCACCCCACCTCGTCGCCCAGGGCTGGGGCCGCATCATCAACATCGCCGGCCTGGGCGCGCGGGAGACCCGCTCGATCGTCCGCACCGTCCGCAACGTCGGCGTGGCCGCCCTGACCAAGAACCTCGCCGACGAGCTCGGACCGCACGGTGTCAACGTGACCGCGGTCCACCCCGGGCTCACCCGCACACCGGAGCTGGCCGAGGAGCTGACCGCCCGGGCTGCCGCCGAGGGCCGCACCCTGGCCGAGCTCGAGGACGAGCTCGGTGCCAACGCGCTCAACCGGCTCGTCGACGCCACCGAGGTGGCCGACGTGGTGGCCTTCCTGGCCTCACCGCGCAGCGTCGCGGTCAACGGGGACGCGGTCGGCGTCGGCGGAGGGACGCGCGGTGTCGTCCACTACTGA